Proteins from one Romboutsia sp. CE17 genomic window:
- a CDS encoding phosphotransferase, with the protein MGVYRASSIKDLLSEKVLGNIVSNIIDMDIKNISTTGLSGSKMYKLRIKGDNINKILYLKVNNLKEDWLAKVSNDKGRELTIFKENIFDKLEEFIKDVYIAYYEDSESYAILMNDMSNYIGADKNSDDYYAYLDNLAKFHAKFNEYDVLRYKSLLSVEGYYYFLKEENLSQVEEFKEDNRYGWRKVKEFLGDELYKKYCELRNIDQKFPYYPKTFVHGDYRPDNTLYMDKYDVRFIDWANSGCGPCTLDLLWYIMSSVDYKTDKIDLIYFYKESLEKYLGYSFTKKTWETLLKVGILCSCRMFLAALISRSDLNDKYHVHNINWWIENLIIVLDSIS; encoded by the coding sequence ATGGGTGTGTACAGAGCATCATCAATAAAAGATTTATTGAGTGAAAAGGTATTAGGTAATATAGTAAGTAATATTATAGATATGGATATAAAAAATATAAGTACAACGGGGCTATCAGGGTCTAAAATGTACAAACTTAGAATAAAAGGAGATAATATTAATAAGATTCTTTATTTAAAAGTAAATAACTTGAAAGAAGATTGGTTAGCGAAAGTCAGCAATGATAAGGGAAGAGAACTTACTATTTTTAAAGAAAATATATTTGATAAACTAGAAGAATTTATAAAAGATGTATATATAGCGTATTATGAAGATAGTGAAAGTTATGCAATTTTGATGAATGATATGTCTAATTACATAGGAGCAGACAAAAATAGTGATGATTATTATGCTTATTTAGATAATTTAGCTAAGTTTCATGCTAAATTTAATGAATATGATGTTTTAAGATATAAGTCATTGCTTAGTGTAGAAGGCTACTACTATTTTCTAAAAGAGGAAAATTTAAGTCAAGTTGAAGAATTTAAAGAAGATAATCGTTATGGATGGAGAAAAGTAAAAGAATTTCTTGGAGACGAATTATATAAAAAATACTGTGAGCTTAGAAATATAGATCAAAAATTTCCTTATTATCCTAAAACTTTTGTACATGGAGACTATAGACCTGATAATACCTTATATATGGATAAATATGATGTAAGGTTTATAGATTGGGCTAATAGTGGATGTGGACCATGTACATTAGATTTATTATGGTATATTATGAGTTCTGTAGATTATAAAACTGATAAAATTGATCTTATTTATTTTTATAAAGAATCATTAGAAAAATATTTAGGATATAGTTTTACTAAAAAAACTTGGGAGACCTTATTAAAGGTTGGAATATTATGTTCATGTAGAATGTTTTTAGCAGCTCTTATAAGTAGAAGTGATTTAAATGATAAATATCATGTACATAATATAAATTGGTGGATAGAAAATTTAATAATTGTTTTAGATAGTATAAGTTAA
- a CDS encoding BMC domain-containing protein produces the protein MKKAIGLVEIKSIPIGIETADEMLKAANVELIMANPICPGKYMILISGDVGAVKSSVESGKRIAGIFLVESHVINNIHEDVLISLAGFTEIDNVKSIGAIETISALTAIKAGDIAVKASNVKLIETRIAKGLGGKGFLILTGEISAVKSAIKSCLNELEDSGSIISTSVISSPHKSLIEKLR, from the coding sequence TTGAAGAAAGCGATAGGCCTTGTAGAAATTAAAAGTATTCCTATTGGTATAGAAACAGCAGATGAAATGCTAAAGGCTGCTAATGTGGAATTAATAATGGCAAATCCTATTTGTCCAGGAAAATATATGATATTAATATCTGGAGATGTAGGTGCAGTAAAAAGTTCTGTAGAGTCAGGAAAAAGAATTGCCGGAATATTTTTAGTTGAATCTCATGTAATAAATAATATACATGAAGATGTATTAATATCTTTAGCTGGGTTTACAGAAATAGATAATGTAAAATCAATAGGTGCAATAGAAACTATATCAGCATTAACTGCTATAAAAGCAGGTGATATAGCTGTAAAAGCATCTAATGTAAAATTAATAGAAACTAGAATTGCAAAAGGATTAGGGGGAAAAGGTTTTTTGATATTAACAGGGGAGATATCAGCTGTAAAATCAGCTATTAAATCTTGTTTAAACGAATTAGAAGACTCAGGATCTATAATAAGTACTTCTGTAATATCTTCACCTCATAAGAGCTTAATAGAAAAACTTAGATAG
- a CDS encoding PTS sugar transporter subunit IIC, which produces MIQILTSTALLLVVLAGFTLFSYKAPQGMKAMGALANAACASFLVEAFHASLFGQQMGIEFLNAVGGANGSLGGVAAGILVPLALGVSPVYAVLVGLTVSGFGILPGFVAGYLISFVVKFLEEKTPAGLDLIVIILVAAPLTRGIAMVMNPIVNNTLMQIGQALIEAQQTSPILMGIILGGLITVVATAPLSSMALTSIINLTGVPMAIGALAVFGSSFMNYVFFSKMKFGSKKDTIAVAIEPLTQSDIISANPIPVFVTNFIGGALSGVIVALMGLSIDTPGLATPIAGFAVTVGQNGPRALIAAAGCIVVSVIAAYIGYAMFKNYKIVTADVIRGTESKEVA; this is translated from the coding sequence ATGATACAAATATTAACAAGTACTGCTTTATTACTAGTGGTATTAGCAGGATTTACTTTATTCAGTTACAAGGCCCCGCAAGGTATGAAGGCTATGGGTGCATTAGCAAACGCTGCTTGTGCTAGTTTCTTAGTTGAAGCATTCCACGCTTCATTATTCGGTCAACAAATGGGAATAGAATTCTTAAATGCTGTAGGTGGAGCAAACGGTTCTTTAGGTGGAGTTGCTGCAGGTATATTAGTTCCTTTAGCATTAGGTGTTTCTCCAGTATATGCAGTTTTAGTTGGTTTAACAGTTTCAGGATTTGGAATACTTCCAGGTTTCGTTGCTGGATACTTAATTTCTTTCGTAGTTAAATTCTTAGAAGAAAAAACTCCAGCTGGACTTGATTTAATAGTTATAATATTAGTTGCTGCTCCTTTAACAAGAGGTATAGCAATGGTAATGAATCCAATAGTAAATAATACATTAATGCAAATAGGACAAGCTTTAATAGAAGCTCAACAAACTAGTCCAATATTAATGGGTATAATACTTGGTGGATTAATAACAGTTGTTGCTACTGCTCCATTATCTTCAATGGCGTTAACATCTATAATAAACTTAACAGGTGTTCCAATGGCTATAGGTGCTTTAGCAGTATTCGGTTCTTCTTTCATGAACTATGTATTCTTCTCAAAAATGAAGTTCGGTTCAAAGAAAGATACAATAGCAGTTGCTATAGAACCATTAACTCAATCTGATATAATATCAGCTAACCCAATACCAGTATTTGTTACTAACTTCATAGGTGGAGCTTTATCAGGTGTTATAGTTGCTTTAATGGGACTTAGCATAGATACTCCAGGTTTAGCTACTCCAATCGCAGGATTTGCTGTAACAGTTGGACAAAATGGACCAAGAGCTTTAATAGCTGCTGCTGGATGTATAGTAGTAAGTGTTATAGCTGCTTATATAGGATACGCTATGTTCAAAAACTACAAAATAGTTACTGCAGATGTAATACGTGGTACAGAGTCTAAGGAAGTTGCTTAA
- a CDS encoding radical SAM protein encodes MERYSTIDNKNKREIVLLKGFPCVWGKCSFCDYIDDNSTSEEEINKINFEVLENISGKYKVLEVINSGSCFEIPKATLNKIKKIIEEKKIEKLFLESHWCYRNKLKEMREFFNIPIVFKIGVESFDYDFRNNFLNKNAKFKTVDELKEYFDSPCMLVGIKGQTKEMIDKDMNIVLNNFEHATINVFVNNTTSIKRDENLVNWFIEKYDFIDKNTDIEVLYNNTDFGVGD; translated from the coding sequence ATGGAAAGATATAGTACAATAGACAATAAAAATAAAAGAGAGATTGTTTTACTTAAGGGGTTCCCATGTGTATGGGGCAAATGCTCCTTTTGTGACTATATAGATGATAATTCAACCTCAGAGGAAGAAATAAATAAAATAAACTTTGAGGTTTTAGAAAATATAAGTGGTAAGTATAAAGTATTAGAAGTAATAAATTCAGGTAGCTGTTTTGAAATACCAAAGGCTACTCTGAATAAAATAAAAAAAATAATTGAAGAGAAAAAAATAGAAAAATTATTCTTAGAAAGCCATTGGTGTTATAGGAATAAGCTTAAGGAAATGAGAGAATTTTTCAATATTCCTATAGTTTTTAAAATAGGGGTAGAAAGTTTTGACTATGATTTTAGAAATAATTTTTTAAATAAAAATGCAAAATTTAAAACGGTTGATGAACTAAAAGAATATTTTGATTCTCCTTGTATGTTAGTTGGTATAAAAGGGCAAACAAAAGAGATGATAGATAAGGATATGAACATAGTTTTAAATAACTTTGAACATGCAACTATAAATGTGTTTGTAAATAATACTACATCAATAAAAAGAGATGAAAATTTAGTAAATTGGTTTATAGAAAAGTATGATTTTATTGATAAAAATACGGATATAGAGGTTTTATACAATAATACTGACTTTGGAGTGGGGGATTAA
- a CDS encoding pentapeptide repeat-containing protein has product MAYINFKEERASINNQIENRKKNNLKIRQYILKNKEDIMDYTPCKEYSFKDFNEANFGKEGILDEADFRIVESKDIVCTKFTDCNFKNIRYKNCNFIGCIFENCNFKDGGVTFENCIFIKEGTEQLPSLNNKDNLGCSFYNCNMYVRFFNCDLSMSMFENCNITNSSFEMTYINKGLIKECKLDKIVFEDCNLSGFKTLDCYIIDLDFNDQDKTKFDDKTCFGKIPEIEKTKEEYEGIYTAYEAIAFKCKENNLVDNYGEYYYLGKVCERKSLKKIVPKLGSYIYWITCGYGQRALYPVFFSLGVIVLCAILYLFLGIKIGDESIRLTLSSIINNDFRTNLSYLNESFNLSVGLFTGVGAFNSEPIPSTYIISNIEMIIGLLMMGVGVATLIKKAKNN; this is encoded by the coding sequence ATGGCATATATAAATTTTAAAGAAGAACGTGCCTCAATAAACAATCAAATTGAAAATAGAAAAAAAAATAATTTAAAAATAAGGCAATATATATTAAAAAATAAAGAAGATATAATGGATTATACTCCATGTAAAGAATATAGCTTTAAAGATTTTAATGAGGCTAACTTTGGAAAAGAAGGTATTCTAGATGAAGCTGATTTTAGAATAGTTGAAAGTAAAGATATTGTATGTACTAAATTTACTGACTGTAATTTTAAAAATATAAGATATAAAAATTGCAATTTTATTGGATGCATATTTGAAAACTGTAATTTTAAAGATGGGGGAGTAACCTTTGAAAATTGTATTTTTATAAAGGAAGGTACTGAACAACTACCATCACTAAATAATAAAGATAACTTAGGATGTAGCTTTTATAATTGTAATATGTATGTTAGATTTTTTAACTGTGACTTATCTATGTCAATGTTTGAAAATTGCAACATAACTAACTCATCTTTTGAAATGACTTATATAAACAAGGGGTTAATTAAAGAATGTAAGCTTGACAAAATAGTTTTTGAAGACTGTAATCTTTCTGGTTTTAAGACTTTAGATTGTTATATTATTGATTTAGATTTTAATGATCAAGACAAAACTAAATTTGATGATAAAACATGTTTTGGTAAAATACCAGAAATAGAAAAAACTAAAGAAGAGTACGAAGGTATATATACGGCTTATGAAGCTATAGCTTTTAAGTGTAAAGAAAATAATTTAGTAGACAATTATGGTGAATACTACTATTTAGGAAAAGTATGTGAAAGAAAATCTTTGAAAAAAATAGTCCCAAAACTAGGTTCATATATATATTGGATAACATGTGGATATGGTCAAAGAGCTTTATATCCAGTATTTTTTTCTTTAGGAGTAATTGTTTTATGTGCTATATTATATTTATTTTTAGGAATAAAAATAGGGGATGAAAGTATAAGGTTAACTTTATCATCCATTATTAATAATGACTTTAGGACAAATTTAAGTTATTTAAATGAAAGTTTTAATTTAAGTGTTGGTTTATTTACAGGAGTAGGTGCATTTAACTCAGAACCAATACCTAGTACCTATATTATAAGTAATATTGAGATGATAATCGGTTTACTTATGATGGGAGTAGGAGTTGCAACATTAATAAAGAAAGCAAAAAATAATTAA
- a CDS encoding nucleoside hydrolase, whose protein sequence is MQKRKVIIDCDPGIDDSLAILLAVNSPELEILGITTCSGNVKAETGAENALKTLQMCSSLDIPVYIGEENPLKRELVTAQDTHGEDGMGENFYEKVTEVKAKENAVDFIIDTLKNNKDVSIIALGPLTNIAKALIKDKDAFNNLDEFVSMGGAFRIHGNCSPVAEFNYWVDPHAADYVYKNLPKKIHMIGLDVTRKIVLTPNIIEFINRLDKNIAKYITEITRFYIDFHWEQEGIIGCVINDPLAVAYFIDRSICSGFDSFVEVVEEGIAMGQTVVDSFDFYKRDKNSIILTQVDEKRFMNMFLKRIFKGHEEIIDSVKGVI, encoded by the coding sequence ATGCAAAAAAGAAAAGTTATAATTGACTGTGATCCAGGGATTGATGATTCTCTGGCAATTCTTCTAGCAGTAAACTCACCAGAGCTAGAAATTCTCGGTATTACCACATGTAGTGGTAATGTTAAAGCTGAAACTGGAGCAGAAAATGCTTTAAAAACACTTCAAATGTGTTCTTCTCTAGATATTCCAGTTTATATAGGTGAAGAAAATCCATTAAAAAGAGAACTTGTAACAGCACAGGATACTCATGGAGAAGATGGTATGGGAGAAAATTTCTATGAAAAAGTAACTGAAGTTAAGGCAAAGGAAAATGCAGTAGATTTTATAATTGATACCTTAAAAAATAATAAAGATGTATCAATTATAGCTCTAGGACCGCTTACTAATATAGCTAAAGCTCTTATAAAAGATAAAGATGCTTTTAATAATTTAGATGAATTTGTATCTATGGGAGGAGCTTTTAGAATTCATGGAAACTGTTCACCGGTAGCTGAATTTAATTACTGGGTAGATCCACATGCTGCAGATTATGTATACAAGAATTTACCTAAAAAAATTCATATGATTGGATTAGATGTGACAAGAAAAATTGTATTAACACCAAATATTATTGAGTTTATAAATAGACTTGATAAAAATATAGCTAAGTATATAACAGAAATAACTAGATTTTATATAGATTTTCATTGGGAGCAAGAAGGTATTATAGGATGTGTTATTAATGATCCATTAGCTGTAGCATATTTTATAGATAGAAGTATTTGTAGCGGATTTGATTCATTTGTTGAAGTTGTAGAAGAAGGAATTGCTATGGGGCAAACTGTAGTAGATTCATTTGATTTTTATAAAAGAGATAAAAATTCTATTATATTAACTCAAGTTGATGAAAAAAGATTCATGAATATGTTCTTAAAAAGAATATTTAAAGGACATGAAGAGATTATAGATTCAGTTAAGGGGGTTATATAA
- a CDS encoding ECF transporter S component, producing MKNISIKNISLIGLGIAINVVGAFIAYTLKLPIYLDSIGTILIASILGPKYAVISGFLGSIVSGMTFDIYSFYFAPVQISTGFLAGIMFRKGMLKGVKTFIGTLIFVFPTSVISAMIAAVVFEGVTSSGSSYIVQALEVLSIGNLFSNIFLTQIVTDYADKLLGVILVNLGVNAMPKSLRISLTTNK from the coding sequence ATGAAAAATATTTCTATTAAGAATATTTCTTTAATAGGCTTAGGTATAGCTATAAATGTAGTTGGAGCATTTATTGCATATACTTTAAAACTTCCAATATATTTAGATTCTATTGGGACTATACTAATAGCTTCAATTTTAGGACCTAAGTATGCAGTTATTTCAGGTTTTTTAGGTAGTATAGTAAGTGGAATGACATTTGATATATATTCATTTTACTTTGCGCCAGTACAAATAAGTACAGGTTTTTTAGCTGGAATAATGTTTAGAAAAGGTATGCTTAAAGGTGTAAAGACTTTTATAGGTACACTTATATTTGTATTTCCTACATCTGTAATAAGTGCTATGATAGCTGCAGTTGTATTTGAAGGAGTAACTTCTTCTGGTTCATCATATATTGTTCAAGCATTAGAAGTGCTAAGTATAGGGAATTTATTTAGTAATATATTCTTAACACAGATAGTAACTGATTATGCTGATAAATTATTAGGTGTTATTTTAGTGAATTTAGGTGTAAATGCAATGCCTAAGAGTTTAAGAATATCTTTAACAACTAACAAATAA
- the aspD gene encoding aspartate 4-decarboxylase: protein MKYSYKELKLMYERISPFEFKDKLIDLAKYSADKNNKNILDAGRGNPNWTAASPREAFFTFGQFAVNETRLTWDLGDLAGMSRKSGITKRFYKYIEENSSMPGINLLKNIIDYGINNLKFDGDEFIYELTDAIIGDNYPFPDRMLPHIEKIVHDYLLKEMKYDTNKGGKLNIFAVEGATAAMCYIFDSLISNELLKYGDKIAIMTPIFTPYLEIPHLPKYNFDVVYINADEVDENGIHTWQYSKKELDKLRDKSISTLFLVNPNNPASIAMDESTFNNIIDVVKNYNKDLMIISDDVYGTFVPEFTSLMAKLPYNTLGVYSYSKYFGATGWRLGTLALHENNVFDKRISELSDELKNSVNSRYKDMRLNPSSISFMDRIVADSRLVSLNHTAGLSTPQQVQMAFFSAFALIDKEDSYKALNIDICNSRKKLLFKGLDLELEENKNDAAYYYQFDIENWARIYNGEEFVRFLKSNYELLDILYKLANNYSIVLLSGHGFAGPTWSVRVSLANLESEAYYKIGQALKEILTSYVEEWKQYMQIPAHI from the coding sequence TTGAAATATTCATATAAAGAATTAAAATTAATGTATGAAAGAATTAGTCCTTTTGAGTTTAAAGATAAATTAATAGATTTAGCTAAATATAGTGCAGATAAAAATAATAAAAATATATTAGATGCAGGTAGAGGAAATCCTAATTGGACAGCTGCATCTCCTCGTGAAGCATTTTTTACATTTGGACAATTCGCCGTTAATGAAACTCGTTTAACTTGGGATTTAGGAGATTTAGCTGGTATGTCAAGAAAAAGTGGTATTACAAAGCGTTTTTATAAGTATATAGAAGAAAATTCTAGTATGCCCGGTATTAATTTATTAAAAAATATAATTGATTACGGTATAAATAATCTTAAATTTGATGGTGATGAATTTATTTATGAGTTAACAGACGCTATAATTGGAGATAATTATCCATTCCCAGATAGAATGCTTCCTCATATAGAAAAAATTGTTCACGATTATTTATTAAAAGAGATGAAGTATGATACAAATAAAGGTGGAAAATTGAATATATTTGCTGTAGAAGGTGCTACTGCTGCAATGTGCTATATATTTGATTCATTAATATCTAACGAGCTTTTAAAGTATGGTGATAAGATAGCTATTATGACGCCTATATTTACTCCATATCTTGAAATACCTCATTTACCTAAGTATAATTTTGATGTTGTTTACATAAATGCAGATGAAGTGGACGAGAATGGAATTCATACTTGGCAATATTCTAAAAAAGAGCTAGACAAGTTAAGAGATAAATCAATAAGTACTTTATTCCTTGTTAATCCAAATAACCCAGCTTCTATAGCTATGGATGAAAGTACCTTTAATAATATAATTGATGTAGTGAAAAATTATAACAAAGACTTAATGATTATATCTGATGATGTTTACGGAACATTTGTACCTGAATTTACATCTTTAATGGCGAAACTTCCTTATAATACTCTTGGGGTTTATTCTTACTCTAAGTATTTTGGAGCAACAGGATGGAGATTAGGAACTCTGGCATTACACGAAAATAATGTCTTTGATAAAAGAATAAGTGAGTTAAGTGATGAACTAAAAAATTCTGTCAATTCAAGATATAAAGATATGAGATTAAATCCATCATCTATTTCTTTTATGGATAGAATTGTTGCTGATAGTAGACTAGTATCTTTAAATCATACAGCAGGCCTTTCTACTCCTCAACAAGTTCAAATGGCATTTTTCTCAGCATTTGCTTTAATAGATAAAGAAGATTCATATAAAGCACTAAATATTGATATTTGTAACAGTCGTAAAAAATTATTATTTAAAGGCTTAGATTTAGAATTAGAAGAAAATAAAAACGATGCAGCCTACTACTATCAATTTGACATAGAAAATTGGGCTAGAATATACAACGGAGAGGAATTTGTTAGATTTTTAAAATCAAATTATGAATTACTAGATATTTTATACAAGCTAGCTAATAATTACTCTATAGTTCTGCTTAGTGGACATGGATTTGCTGGACCAACATGGTCAGTAAGAGTTTCTTTAGCGAACCTAGAAAGTGAAGCGTACTATAAAATAGGACAAGCATTAAAGGAAATTTTAACTTCTTATGTAGAAGAATGGAAACAATATATGCAAATCCCTGCTCACATATAA
- a CDS encoding DNA-binding protein, with product MEVNERLEAFLKLQSKNISFDNISKEIGIKPTTLRRFLNKMGYKSENGIYISTNEDKSTKSNTKTRNNKTTLNSNKTNKKNTQITFDQIEEKTKKVTSKAKLKRDKKINITQEDLDKLCEVYDWYLEVKDYKSMKPKRNSRKKDIVIEDLESKEFKSTSIKVEKNTWQEFERLCSNSEFSKQQIITQALKDFMKEYKHLL from the coding sequence ATGGAAGTTAATGAGAGATTAGAAGCATTTTTAAAACTTCAAAGTAAAAATATAAGTTTTGATAATATATCTAAAGAAATAGGTATTAAGCCGACCACATTAAGAAGGTTTCTAAATAAAATGGGATATAAATCTGAAAATGGAATATATATTTCAACTAATGAAGATAAATCTACTAAAAGCAATACAAAAACAAGGAATAATAAAACAACCTTAAATAGTAATAAAACCAATAAAAAAAATACTCAAATTACATTTGATCAAATAGAGGAAAAAACTAAAAAAGTGACTTCTAAAGCTAAGCTTAAAAGAGACAAAAAAATAAATATAACTCAAGAAGATTTAGATAAGTTATGCGAGGTTTATGATTGGTATTTAGAAGTGAAAGATTATAAATCAATGAAACCTAAAAGAAATTCTAGAAAAAAAGATATAGTTATTGAAGATCTAGAATCAAAAGAGTTTAAGAGTACAAGTATAAAGGTAGAAAAAAATACATGGCAAGAATTTGAAAGACTATGTAGTAATTCGGAGTTTAGTAAACAGCAAATAATAACTCAAGCATTAAAAGATTTTATGAAAGAATACAAGCATTTACTTTAA
- a CDS encoding Na+/H+ antiporter NhaC family protein, producing the protein MRKAEIRARKGEKEQLEVAIDSTSEHSDLGPKEGVKLNIWNAIIPIGTLIISDLVAFYSSGYSSIMAGENATLIQLFKDAPLSFTAFLLPSIIFILGSIISFATGTYYGTMGILMLLAIPLAYSINPDMSYIVVSTSAVLTGAIFYNLIYDIDHIYRNSNTCKKVA; encoded by the coding sequence ATGAGAAAAGCTGAAATAAGAGCTAGAAAAGGTGAAAAGGAGCAATTAGAGGTAGCTATAGATTCAACTAGTGAACATTCAGACTTAGGGCCTAAAGAAGGTGTAAAATTAAATATATGGAATGCTATAATACCAATAGGTACATTAATAATATCAGATCTTGTAGCATTTTACTCCAGTGGATATTCTTCAATAATGGCTGGAGAGAATGCTACATTGATACAATTATTTAAAGATGCTCCATTATCATTCACAGCATTCTTGTTACCAAGTATAATATTTATTTTAGGATCTATTATATCATTTGCAACTGGAACATATTATGGAACAATGGGAATACTTATGCTACTTGCAATACCTTTAGCATATTCAATAAATCCAGATATGTCTTATATTGTAGTAAGTACGAGTGCAGTATTAACAGGTGCAATTTTTTATAATTTAATCTATGATATTGACCATATTTATAGGAATTCAAATACTTGTAAAAAGGTAGCATAA
- a CDS encoding lipoate--protein ligase, with the protein MLLIYNDNTNPYFNLAMEEYLLKTTTEDLFILWRNKPSIIVGKNQNTLSEINLDYVNENSIPVVRRQSGGGAVFHDLGNLNFTFISCNNNSFSDFRRFTQPIIDLLKTLSINAEFSGRNDLLIDGKKFSGNAQYNYKNKVMHHGTLLFSSHITDLSNALKVKSIKFEGKGIKSVKSRVTNISEHLNNKLDILEFRDLIMNYMHSINHENYFYNLSKDDIKEIESLVENKYSTWEWNFGHSPKYSLSNELKYPGGNIEFNLEVEKGIISKLKFYGDFFGKEDISSLEFLLQGIKHEKNSLIDVLKHVNINNYFLGADIDILISGILGAK; encoded by the coding sequence ATGTTACTAATTTATAATGATAATACTAATCCATACTTTAACTTAGCAATGGAAGAATACTTATTAAAAACTACTACTGAAGATCTATTTATATTATGGAGAAATAAGCCATCTATTATCGTTGGGAAAAATCAAAATACTCTATCTGAAATAAACTTAGATTATGTTAACGAAAACTCCATACCTGTAGTAAGAAGACAATCTGGTGGAGGTGCTGTATTTCACGATTTAGGAAATCTTAATTTTACCTTTATATCTTGTAATAATAATTCTTTCAGCGATTTTAGAAGATTTACTCAACCAATAATAGATCTTCTTAAAACTCTAAGCATAAATGCTGAATTTTCAGGAAGAAATGATTTGTTAATTGATGGTAAGAAATTCTCTGGAAATGCACAATATAACTACAAAAACAAAGTTATGCACCATGGTACTTTATTATTTTCCTCCCATATAACAGATTTATCTAATGCTTTAAAAGTTAAAAGTATTAAATTTGAAGGAAAAGGAATAAAATCGGTTAAGTCTCGTGTTACTAATATAAGTGAACATCTAAACAATAAGTTAGACATACTAGAGTTTAGAGATTTAATCATGAATTATATGCATTCTATAAATCATGAAAATTACTTTTATAATTTAAGTAAAGATGATATTAAAGAAATTGAAAGTTTAGTAGAAAATAAATATAGTACATGGGAATGGAATTTCGGCCATTCACCTAAGTATTCTCTTTCTAATGAGTTAAAATATCCAGGTGGAAATATAGAGTTTAACTTAGAAGTTGAAAAAGGTATTATATCTAAATTAAAATTCTATGGTGATTTCTTCGGAAAAGAAGATATTTCATCTTTAGAGTTTTTATTACAAGGAATAAAGCATGAAAAAAATAGTCTTATAGATGTTTTAAAACATGTTAATATAAATAATTATTTTTTAGGTGCAGATATAGATATACTAATTTCAGGTATTCTTGGCGCTAAATAA
- a CDS encoding response regulator transcription factor, with amino-acid sequence MKILVVEDNKKLLESIEKEIKKHFQCETCGDGEEALYLISQGIYDLIVLDLMLPNLNGLDILKKIRDNYIETPVIILTAKESLDDKVGAFSIGANDYLTKPFYMEELIARIYAILRTNGKLSDKNSLEFRDLHLDLSKRRVFLNGEEIILQNKQFELLEYFLLNKGTILLKEQIYDRIWGVESDATIEIVEVYVSNLRKKLSKYDYDKYIKTKRKVGYMFDDK; translated from the coding sequence ATGAAAATATTAGTGGTTGAAGATAATAAAAAACTTTTAGAAAGTATAGAAAAAGAGATTAAAAAGCATTTTCAATGTGAGACATGTGGAGATGGTGAAGAAGCACTTTATTTAATTAGTCAAGGTATTTATGATTTAATTGTATTAGATTTAATGCTACCAAATTTAAATGGATTAGATATATTAAAGAAAATTAGAGATAATTATATTGAAACACCAGTTATTATATTGACAGCAAAGGAATCCTTAGATGATAAGGTAGGGGCATTTTCTATAGGGGCAAATGATTACTTGACAAAGCCATTTTATATGGAAGAGTTAATAGCAAGGATATATGCAATACTTAGAACTAATGGAAAATTAAGTGATAAAAATAGTTTAGAATTTAGAGACTTACATTTAGATCTTAGTAAAAGAAGAGTATTTTTAAATGGTGAAGAAATAATTTTACAAAATAAACAATTTGAATTATTAGAATATTTTTTACTTAATAAAGGTACTATTTTATTAAAAGAGCAGATTTACGATAGAATCTGGGGAGTAGAATCCGATGCTACAATTGAAATAGTTGAAGTGTATGTAAGTAATTTAAGAAAAAAATTAAGTAAATATGACTATGATAAGTATATAAAAACTAAGCGTAAGGTAGGTTATATGTTTGATGATAAATAA